Proteins found in one Aspergillus puulaauensis MK2 DNA, chromosome 8, nearly complete sequence genomic segment:
- a CDS encoding glycoside hydrolase family 5 protein (CAZy:GH5;~COG:G;~EggNog:ENOG410PJ02;~InterPro:IPR017853,IPR001547;~PFAM:PF00150;~go_function: GO:0004553 - hydrolase activity, hydrolyzing O-glycosyl compounds [Evidence IEA];~go_process: GO:0071704 - organic substance metabolic process [Evidence IEA]), which yields MAWFPGLDKDIFAATGENIFNSTTNPVNKRYLPDANKIRGVNLGAHFIFEPWIAEDKWESMGCPTDEKHKSEFDCVSSLGQDQADKVFQDHWGSWVTKDEISQMREYGLNTIRIPVGYWLKDDLVDPDSEHFPRGGLQYLADVCDWAAEAGMYIIMDFHGLPGAQQAEQPFTGQYAPSPGFYQDAQYDRAIEWIEWMTKNIHQDNKFRNVGMIELVNEPLQGSEQTDSMRKGYYPDAWKRIRDTESSIGVAQGSSLHIQMMDSKWGSGNPKEFLDDDTFAAYDDHRYLKWSEVPTGKDSYIDASCNDDRGGDSPLIVGEWSLSVNSDVEGNSDWDPSTNQEFYTKWFAAQVIAYEKQQGWVFWTWKANLGDYRWSYKDAVDAGVIPKDLDSVYDNSPC from the exons ATGGCCTGGTTCCCCGGTCTGGACAAAgacatcttcgccgccaCCGGTGAGAATATCTTCAATTCCACCACTAATCCTGTCAACAAACGCTACCTCCCCGATGCAAACAAGATTCGGGGTGTCAACCTCGGTGCCCACTTCATTTTTGAGCCCTGGATTGCCGAAGACAAATGGGAATCCATGGGCTGCCCAACGGATGAAAAGCACAAGTCCGAGTTTGACTGTGTCTCATCCCTGGGACAGGATCAAGCTGACAAGGTCTTCCAGGACCACTGGGGGTCATGGGTTACCAAGGATGAGATCTCGCAAATGCGCGAGTATGGCCTGAATACAATTCGTATCCCTGTTGGATACTGGCTCAAAGACGACCTTGTCGACCCAGACTCGGAACACTTCCCACGTGGTGGACTCCAATATCTTGCCGATGTTTGTGACTGggctgctgaggctggcATGTATATCATTATGGATTTCCACGGGCTGCCGGGAGCTCAGCAAGCAGAACAGCCCTTCACCGGCCAG TACGCCCCCAGTCCCGGATTCTACCAGGACGCGCAGTATGACCGGGCGATTGAGTGGATCGAGTGGATGACCAAGAACATCCATCAAGACAACAAGTTCCGTAATGTTGGTATGATTGAGCTCGTGAATGAGCCTCTACAGGGCTCGGAGCAAACAGACAGCATGCGCAAGGGCTACTACCCTGACGCATGGAAA CGTATCCGCGATACTGAATCTTCGATCGGAGTTGCCCAGGGCAGCAGCCTGCACATTCAAATGATGGATTCGAAATGGGGTTCAGGCAATCCCAAGGAGTTTCTTGATGATGACACCTTCGCAGCATACGATGACCACCGCTACCTCAAGTGGAGCGAGGTCCCTACCGGCAAAGATAGCTACATTGATGCCTCGTGCAATGATGACCGTGGTGGCGACTCCCCGCTCATCGTTGGCGAATGGAGCTTGAGTGTGAACAGCGATGTCGAAGGCAATTCAGATTGGGATCCATCGACAAACCAGGAGTTTTACACGAAGTGGTTTGCAGCCCAGGTCATTGCGTACGAGAAGCAGCAGGGCTGGGTTTTCTGGACCTGGAAGGCTAACCTGGGCGACTACCGCTGGTCATACAAGG atgctgttgatgctggCGTGATTCCCAAGGATCTGGACAGTGTGTATGACAACTCGCCCTGCTAA
- a CDS encoding glycoside hydrolase family 75 protein (CAZy:GH75;~COG:G;~EggNog:ENOG410PN2D;~InterPro:IPR009939;~PFAM:PF07335;~SECRETED:SignalP(1-21);~go_function: GO:0016977 - chitosanase activity [Evidence IEA]), giving the protein MFAKLSLFQLALLMLGGSAWGQQVNGEDYDSPDGGPPADYFAADASLPVDKILSAVSKLSQVADSYPISTESDEESQIFSDWASFDDGAAIVFTADMDVDCDGLDHDCDGNPDGQPQTNWGSLAAYEVPFIVIPDEYLTQNEETLSGNNIAAVICDGKMFYGILGDSNGDEPQVTGEASWLMARTCFPNDSLAGDKGHTESDVTYILFLGDKSVLPGDVLNENYISDFGKLKSMGNDLMNSLLSNIGINGDDLAETTSTSTTTTTPAPTGDNCSWPAHCEGASCSSDDDCADDLACNDGSCSS; this is encoded by the exons ATGTTTGCCAAactttctctctttcaacTAGCCTTGCTGATGCTGGGTGGCTCTGCCTGGGGCCAACAGGTCAATGGAGAAGACTACGACAGCCCTGACGGAGGTCCCCCAGCGGACTACTTCGCTGCTGATGCGAGCCTGCCGGTTGATAAAATCCTATCAGCCGTCTCGAAGCTGAGCCAGGTCGCCGACTCGTACCCGATAAGCACCGAGTCTGATGAAGAATCCCAAATCTTCAGTGATTGGGCCTCCTTCGACGAC GGTGCTGCGATTGTCTTCACCGCCGACATGGATGTCGATTGTGACGGCCTGGATCATGACTGTGAT GGAAATCCAGATGGTCAGCCTCAAACAAACTGGGGAAGCCTCGCTGCCTACGAG GTCCCATTTATCGTCATTCCGGATGAGTATCTCACACAGAATGAAGAGACCCTGTCTGGCAACAATATCGCCGCTGTTATCTG CGATGGCAAAATGTTCTATGGCATCCTCGGCGATTCCAACGGTGATGAGCCCCAGGTCACCGGCGAGGCTTCATGGTTGATGGCCCGCACCTGCTTCCCCAACGACAGCCTGGCTGGGGACAAGGGTCATACAGAGTCGGATGTTACTT acatcctcttcctgggcGACAAGTCTGTGCTGCCAGGGGACGTTCTCAACGAGAACTACATCTCGGACTTTGGGAAACTCAAGTCGATGGGCAACGATCTCATGAATTCTCTTCTTTCTAATATTGGGATCAACGGCGATGACCTGGCTGAAACTACAAGCACTTCCACTACTACTACCACTCCTGCGCCGACTGGCGACAACTGCTCGTGGCCCGCACACTGCGAAG GCGCGTCGTGCTCCTCTGACGATGATTGTGCAGACGACTTAGCTTGTAACGACggcagctgctcctcgtgA
- the fmpC gene encoding ATP-grasp enzyme fsqD (COG:S;~EggNog:ENOG410PI6M;~InterPro:IPR041472,IPR011761;~PFAM:PF13535,PF18130;~go_function: GO:0005524 - ATP binding [Evidence IEA];~go_function: GO:0046872 - metal ion binding [Evidence IEA]) codes for MVQVGRVKASWGDVQVHYDFQLRVSPAEWWQSVDITLQAESVSLVQSWPPVPEAVQLWYSDSSQSTSWTRLEQGPGSVLMLRALQAAAQEQRPSAIRFVFSAKQGYLVRTDILSLRMVDLELVDSVILFFAAEPGKLFSPLSIDPLAATDAYTALHAVLNTAVGGLLLATPVDYQQMFSTLDQEFANRLSFPWVLDAPAPRKSLAIVEGGRSSPEHGGTATSIYTAAQALNIDVIVLDVPGHWLEGPEYAHWRREFVPVQLEPPSLLRDRILEALSDRKVDGIVTFCDAYQVAIAHAADQLGLPTAPAEAYEIATDKYRTGLSEGRPAYLVRGPKEALEVVQERALEFPLIAKPCKGFLSEGVFKVHDTEDLIRAVQSVDLDRHGTEFVLEQYCDGPEVDINFVLSQGEILFCEISDDFPKSGDVGDPSSSAPPSFIELGNVLPSKLPSTEIELLRTSLHQSLMQLGLTTGIYHLEARVQHSLMEYGPVPSTPNSTSDAIDLVPRQTMPLQKPSAWLIEINPRPPGIQETAAVESTYGVDYWGIGLLACLRDHTRLHALAQPFRQGPQYWCEMIFIPVTTGGRFESDDVCADLVHRRPDLAKHISKAFCFLRRGDVVPAPESGITAWVAYFIVFSRISREHLLAVSADVRRETRFTVSHN; via the exons ATGGTTCAGGTCGGCCGTGTCAAGGCCTCCTGGGGCGACGTCCAAG TTCATTACGATTTCCAGTTACGAGTGTCGCCAGCAGAATGGTGGCAGAGCGTCGACATTACACTGCAGGCCGAGTCGGTCAGCCTCGTGCAGAGCTGGCCTCCAGTTCCCGAAGCAGTCCAGCTCTGGTACTCTGATTCATCGCAATCGACTTCTTGGACGAGGCTAGAACAAGGGCCTGGGTCGGTTCTCATGCTTAGGGCGCTCCAGGCCGCCGCTCAGGAACAGCGGCCCAGCGCGATCCGATTTGTCTTCTCCGCTAAGCAGGGGTACCTGGTTCGGACCGACATTCTCTCTTTGCGCATGGTGGACCTCGAGCTGGTGGATTCGGTGATCTTGTTCtttgctgctgagcctggTAAACTGTTCAGCCCCCTGTCCATCGATCCGCTCGCAGCCACAGATGCGTACACTGCCTTGCATGCCGTTTTGAATACCGCAGTTGGGGGCCTGCTTCTTGCGACACCGGTGGACTATCAGCAGATGTTCTCTACTCTGGACCAGGAATTTGCCAATCGGCTGTCGTTCCCATGGGTTCTCGACGCTCCTGCACCGCGCAAAAGCCTTGCTATTGTGGAAGGCGGACGCAGTAGTCCAGAGCATGGCGGCACAGCAACAAGTATATACACAGCTGCTCAAGCCCTCAACATCGATGTGATCGTCCTCGATGTTCCAGGGCACTGGCTTGAAGGGCCCGAGTACGCCCACTGGCGCAGGGAGTTCGTCCCGGTGCAACTCGAGCCACCATCGCTACTGCGGGATCGCATATTGGAGGCCTTGTCCGACCGCAAAGTTGACGGAATAGTTACATTCTGTGATGCGTACCAGGTGGCCATAGCCCATGCCGCAGACCAGCTGGGATTGCCTACAGCACCCGCCGAGGCGTATGAGATCGCGACCGACAAGTATCGCACGGGGCTTTCTGAGGGCCGACCTGCATATCTTGTGCGTGGGCCCAAAGAAGCTCTGGAAGTGGTCCAGGAAAGAGCCCTCGAGTTCCCCTTAATCGCCAAGCCCTGTAAAGGCTTTTTATCTGAGGGTGTGTTCAAAGTCCACGATACCGAGGATCTCATCCGTGCAGTGCAGAGTGTTGATTTAGACCGCCATGGCACTGAGTTCGTGCTCGAGCAGTACTGCGATGGGCCAGAAGTTGATATCAACTTTGTGCTTTCGCAGGGAGAGATTCTCTTTTGTGAAATCTCTGACGATTTCCCCAAGTCTGGAGATGTCGGCGACCCTTCATCCTCCGCTCCTCCGTCGTTCATTGAGCTAGGCAATGTCTTGCCCTCCAAGCTCCCATCTACAGAGATCGAACTTCTTCGCACTTCGCTGCACCAGAGCTTGATGCAGCTGGGACTGACCACGGGCATATACCACCTCGAGGCACGAGTGCAGCATTCCTTGATGGAATACGGCCCAGTACCATCTACGCCCAATTCTACTTCTGACGCTATTGACTTGGTCCCTCGACAAACGATGCCCCTGCAAAAGCCGTCCGCGTGGTTAATTGAAATAAACCCTCGTCCTCCCGGCATCCAAGAGACCGCGGCCGTAGAGTCAACCTACGGAGTCGACTACTGGGGCATTGGGCTGCTGGCATGTCTGCGCGACCATACGCgcctccacgccctcgcccAACCATTCCGGCAAGGGCCCCAGTACTGGTGCGAAATGATCTTCATCCCCGTCACTACAGGGGGCAGATTTGAGTCGGACGACGTCTGTGCGGACCTTGTCCATCGGCGGCCTGACCTTGCAAAGCACATCTCCAAggccttttgctttttgcggCGAGGCGACGTGGTCCCGGCGCCTGAGTCGGGGATCACGGCATGGGTGGCATATTTTATTGTGTTTTCGAGAATTAGCCGGGAGCATCTTTTAGCGGTTTCTGCGGATGTAAGGAGAGAGACAAGATTCACTGTTTCTCACAATTGA
- a CDS encoding uncharacterized protein (COG:S;~EggNog:ENOG410PXVQ;~InterPro:IPR021858): protein MSRKRGEVQFIHSTQLRAPGVASAEVQRLVHSHAARAAHAKVRRQRLIEYQAAKTSSGSEDERRPFSTAAAEIAMAAIPSPLGLLGSDRRDPFASFARHLNPAECYLLDYYIANVIPCSTLQRSQISYPGKVGTPLLNTQFVQLAATSASSLNGLFLVTCRHLSQHLPHNGPYVQLALQYKIACTRSLTEAISSSEMRFPISDSILALALFLAHDEILIGDGPSTKIHVQVAIQMARHNSAFDKTDLSVFPYDLIQSDM, encoded by the exons ATGTCCCGCAAACGAGGTGAAGTCCAGTTCATCCATTCAACCCAACTCAGAGCCCCCGGCGTAGCATCGGCTGAAGTTCAACGACTCGTTCACTCGCATGCAGCCCGGGCAGCTCATGCCAAGGTGAGGCGACAGAGGCTTATTGAGTACCAAGCCGCCAAAACCAGCAGTGGCTCGGAAGATGAAAGACGGCCATTCTCCACAGCGGCCGCTGAGATAGCGATGGCCGCCATTCCCAGCCCgctgggcttgctggggtcTGACCGGAGGGATCCCTTTGCAAGCTTTGCCAGGCATCTCAATCCGGCTGAATGTTATCTCCTGGACTACT ACATCGCCAACGTTATCCCGTGCTCAACTTTGCAACGCAGCCAGATTAGCTATCCGGGGAAAGTTGGTACACCGCTCCTAAACACACAGTTTGTACAGCTTGCCGCCACGAGTGCCAGCTCTCTGAATGGCCTCTTTCTTGTGACATGCCGACACCTCTCACAACATCTACCGCACAACGGGCCGTACGTTCAACTCGCCCTTCAGTACAAAATCGCCTGTACGCGGTCACTGACAGAGGCGATATCGTCTTCAGAGATGCGCTTCCCGATTAGTGATTCAATCCTTGCCTTAGCCCTATTCCTAGCACACGACGAG ATCCTGATTGGCGATGGCCCTTCCACCAAGATACATGTACAGGTCGCAATTCAGATGGCCAGGCATAACAGCGCATTTGACAAGACGGATTTAAGTGTATTTCCGTACGACCTCATTCAAAGTGACATGTAG